From the Pyxidicoccus trucidator genome, one window contains:
- the yajC gene encoding preprotein translocase subunit YajC — translation MAESFLILAQAGGSGNPLGTLGFLVVLVAIMYFIMIRPQQKQMKEHRALLGALKKGDEVVTSGGLLGKIHLVDERTVTLEVASGVRIRVLKTAVSAKGAVAEGAPVVAAEEKKKEEK, via the coding sequence GTGGCTGAGAGCTTTCTGATTCTGGCGCAGGCCGGGGGCAGCGGTAACCCGCTGGGCACCCTTGGCTTCCTGGTCGTCCTCGTGGCGATCATGTACTTCATCATGATCCGCCCGCAGCAGAAGCAGATGAAGGAGCACCGGGCGCTGCTCGGGGCTCTGAAGAAGGGCGACGAGGTCGTCACCTCGGGCGGGCTGCTCGGGAAGATCCACCTGGTCGATGAGCGGACCGTGACGCTGGAAGTAGCCAGCGGCGTGCGCATCCGCGTGCTCAAGACCGCCGTCAGCGCCAAGGGCGCCGTGGCGGAAGGCGCGCCGGTGGTGGCGGCCGAAGAGAAGAAGAAGGAGGAGAAGTAA
- the secD gene encoding protein translocase subunit SecD, which produces MNRGWWWKFGLIVAVTLGTLWFLIPTYYSLVVVERDQRNNLALLEERMPVWAPPAKYRLNLGLDLQGGIHMVMRVDTKTALQKRTERRGQQIASYVNDKKIGEVTADTDPEKLQLTLTAKDPATMDAIEKEVLATFTDFKRVNREGGTLVLEPDEGQTNFFREDAVNQAMLVIRRRIDKWGVAEVDVRKLGTDSIQISLPGRSNPEQAKELVGTTAQLEFRMVDDTNPQFFAQMLQANPPPQGSNITLTEEGGFPQLESPSREALLTYTKDRTPDNRQVLTECIASPVRKNECATYRSFLVEQNVPLTGESLAGADASLSQLNEPEVNLSFDPAGAREFEKLTEAGVGRRMAIVLDDNVHMAPNINEKIGGGRARITMGRMGARTFEEWLGEAQTMALVLKAGALPAPVTVGEIRQVGASLGDELIRKGGMAALLGMSLVLLFMAIYYKRAGIIANIALVLNGLLILAGLAFFNATLTLPGIAGFVLTLGVAVDANVLINERIREELGNGKSARAAVDQGYDRAFWTIFDAHVTALIAAFILFFTGTGPVRGFATTLIVGLLASLFTSIVVTRTIMTYFVHGRNAQRVSV; this is translated from the coding sequence ATGAACCGCGGCTGGTGGTGGAAGTTCGGACTCATTGTCGCGGTGACGCTGGGGACCCTCTGGTTCCTCATCCCGACCTATTACTCGCTCGTTGTCGTGGAGCGCGATCAGCGCAACAACCTGGCCCTGCTCGAAGAGCGGATGCCGGTGTGGGCGCCCCCCGCGAAGTACCGCCTCAATCTGGGGCTGGACCTTCAGGGCGGCATCCACATGGTGATGCGCGTCGACACCAAGACGGCGCTCCAGAAGCGCACCGAGCGCCGCGGTCAGCAGATCGCCTCCTACGTCAATGACAAGAAGATTGGCGAGGTGACCGCGGATACGGATCCGGAGAAGCTCCAGCTCACCCTGACGGCCAAGGACCCGGCGACGATGGACGCCATCGAGAAGGAGGTCCTGGCCACCTTCACGGACTTCAAGCGCGTCAACCGCGAAGGCGGGACGCTGGTGCTGGAGCCGGACGAGGGCCAGACGAACTTCTTCCGCGAGGACGCGGTGAACCAGGCGATGCTCGTCATCCGCCGCCGCATCGACAAGTGGGGCGTGGCCGAGGTCGACGTGCGCAAGCTGGGCACCGACTCCATCCAGATCTCCCTGCCGGGCCGCAGCAACCCGGAGCAGGCCAAGGAGCTGGTGGGCACCACCGCGCAGCTCGAGTTCCGGATGGTGGACGACACCAACCCGCAGTTCTTCGCGCAGATGCTCCAGGCCAACCCGCCGCCCCAGGGCAGCAACATCACCCTGACGGAGGAGGGCGGCTTCCCGCAGCTCGAGTCCCCCTCGCGCGAGGCGTTGCTGACCTACACGAAGGACAGGACGCCGGACAACCGCCAGGTGCTCACCGAGTGCATTGCCAGCCCGGTGAGGAAGAACGAGTGCGCCACCTACCGCAGCTTCCTGGTGGAGCAGAACGTGCCGCTGACGGGCGAGAGCCTGGCCGGCGCGGACGCGTCGCTCAGCCAGCTCAACGAGCCCGAGGTGAACCTGTCGTTCGACCCCGCCGGTGCGCGGGAGTTCGAGAAGCTGACCGAGGCGGGCGTGGGCCGGCGCATGGCCATCGTCCTGGACGACAACGTCCACATGGCGCCCAACATCAACGAGAAGATTGGCGGCGGCCGGGCCCGCATCACCATGGGCCGCATGGGCGCGCGCACCTTCGAGGAGTGGCTGGGCGAGGCGCAGACGATGGCGCTGGTGCTGAAGGCGGGCGCGCTGCCGGCGCCGGTGACGGTCGGCGAAATCCGTCAGGTGGGCGCCAGCCTGGGTGACGAGCTCATCCGCAAGGGCGGCATGGCCGCGCTGCTGGGCATGAGCCTGGTGCTGCTGTTCATGGCCATCTACTACAAGCGCGCGGGCATCATCGCGAACATCGCGCTGGTCCTCAACGGCCTGCTCATCCTGGCGGGGCTGGCGTTCTTCAACGCCACGCTGACGCTGCCGGGCATCGCCGGCTTCGTGCTGACGCTGGGCGTGGCGGTGGATGCGAACGTGCTCATCAACGAGCGCATCCGCGAGGAGCTCGGCAACGGCAAGAGCGCCCGGGCCGCGGTGGACCAGGGCTATGACCGCGCGTTCTGGACCATCTTCGACGCGCACGTCACGGCGCTCATCGCCGCCTTCATCCTGTTCTTCACGGGCACCGGTCCGGTGCGGGGCTTCGCCACCACGCTCATCGTCGGCCTGCTGGCCTCGCTGTTCACGTCCATCGTCGTGACGCGAACCATCATGACCTACTTCGTCCACGGTCGTAACGCGCAGCGGGTGTCGGTCTAA
- a CDS encoding Fic family protein, with amino-acid sequence MPHLKATLAVDWALPHLRADLEAASARPFEETRAMEAYLTGHDTPAHGGDAVREARFLSALARVRVLADAQAPLTWARLAEVQAEVLGKQVAFRAGEAFAHGGAHRYLYAPELEEMFTRKVEADAADGCHPVACAVRLYLDLAFFHPFPDGNARAARLWFEYCLRRARLPTPPLAPWVLLPKPPGDAERYGRFVRLVARSISGPSPCEEDS; translated from the coding sequence GTGCCGCACCTGAAGGCCACCCTCGCCGTGGACTGGGCCCTTCCGCACCTGCGCGCCGACCTGGAGGCCGCCAGCGCCCGCCCCTTCGAGGAGACACGGGCCATGGAGGCGTACCTCACCGGGCACGACACGCCGGCCCACGGAGGGGACGCCGTCCGGGAGGCCCGCTTCCTGTCCGCCCTGGCCCGGGTCCGCGTCCTGGCCGACGCGCAAGCGCCCCTCACCTGGGCGCGGCTCGCGGAGGTGCAGGCGGAGGTGCTTGGAAAGCAGGTGGCCTTCCGCGCGGGTGAGGCCTTCGCGCATGGTGGGGCGCACCGGTACCTGTACGCACCTGAGCTGGAGGAGATGTTCACCCGGAAGGTGGAGGCGGATGCGGCGGATGGCTGTCATCCCGTTGCATGTGCGGTGAGGCTGTACCTGGACCTCGCCTTCTTCCACCCGTTCCCGGACGGCAATGCCCGGGCGGCGCGGCTGTGGTTCGAGTACTGCCTGCGCCGCGCGAGGCTGCCCACGCCACCGCTGGCACCGTGGGTGCTGCTGCCCAAACCGCCCGGGGATGCGGAGCGCTATGGACGGTTCGTCAGGCTCGTGGCGCGGAGCATCTCCGGACCTTCGCCGTGCGAGGAGGACTCATGA
- the recJ gene encoding single-stranded-DNA-specific exonuclease RecJ gives MRWLLPDVVEEEVASLAGELSLHPLAARVLLHRGYRTPESASAFLSDKLADLPDPFRMKGMPAAVERLTRALRSKEKVTLYGDYDVDGVCSTSLLYLFLKELGAPPATYIPHRLDEGYGLNLAAVERIAADGTRVLVTLDCGITSVAEITRAKELGLDVVVVDHHTVPPTLPPAVAVLNPHQPGCEYPTKALCAAGVAFNFCMGIRKRLRDEGFFATRKEPNLRSMMDLVAMATVADVVPLTGANRILVSHGLQELSAGRRPGVRALKEAAGMDPDTVVTAGQVGFRLGPRINAAGRLHDASLGLQLLCTESPETARSLATMLDRANAERQGIESSILTQALAQAESRKDSRGFVLYDEGWHPGVIGIVASRVVERYHRPTVMVGVKDGVGKGSARSIEAFHLFDALSGCSELMTRFGGHKHAAGLTIDAERLPAFREAFEKIAYQRLTPEDLIPRCRVDAVVSPRELDAHAVESLQRLGPFGQGNPEPVLVLRSQVARPRVLQPKSGTGRGHLKLALADAPELDAIGFNMADRVTLVEGPVDLAFQAGFDTFRGQRKLSLRLKDLRRAA, from the coding sequence GTGCGGTGGTTGCTGCCAGATGTGGTCGAGGAGGAGGTGGCGTCCCTGGCGGGGGAGCTGTCGCTGCACCCGCTCGCGGCGAGGGTGCTGCTGCACCGCGGCTACCGCACCCCGGAGTCCGCTTCCGCGTTCCTGTCCGACAAGCTGGCGGACCTGCCGGACCCGTTCCGGATGAAGGGGATGCCGGCCGCGGTGGAGCGCCTGACGCGGGCGCTGCGCTCGAAGGAGAAGGTCACCCTCTACGGGGACTACGACGTGGATGGGGTGTGCTCCACCTCGCTGCTCTACCTGTTCCTCAAGGAGCTGGGCGCCCCACCGGCCACGTACATTCCCCACCGCCTGGATGAGGGCTACGGACTCAACCTGGCCGCGGTGGAGCGCATCGCCGCGGACGGCACGCGGGTGCTGGTGACGCTCGACTGCGGCATCACCTCCGTGGCGGAAATCACGCGCGCGAAGGAGCTGGGGCTGGACGTGGTGGTGGTGGACCACCACACGGTGCCGCCCACGCTGCCCCCGGCGGTGGCGGTGCTCAACCCGCACCAGCCCGGCTGCGAGTACCCCACCAAGGCGCTGTGCGCCGCGGGTGTGGCCTTCAACTTCTGCATGGGCATTCGCAAGCGGCTGCGCGACGAAGGCTTCTTCGCCACCCGCAAGGAGCCCAACCTCCGCTCGATGATGGACCTGGTGGCCATGGCCACCGTGGCGGACGTGGTGCCCCTCACCGGCGCCAACCGCATCCTCGTGTCCCACGGCCTCCAGGAACTCAGCGCCGGCCGCCGTCCGGGCGTGCGCGCCCTGAAGGAAGCGGCGGGCATGGACCCCGACACCGTCGTCACCGCCGGCCAGGTGGGCTTCCGCCTGGGGCCCCGCATCAACGCCGCGGGCCGGCTGCATGACGCGTCGCTGGGCCTGCAGCTGCTCTGCACGGAGTCGCCGGAGACGGCGCGCTCGCTGGCGACGATGCTGGACCGCGCCAACGCGGAGCGCCAGGGCATCGAGAGCAGCATCCTCACGCAGGCGCTGGCGCAGGCCGAGTCCCGCAAGGACTCGCGCGGCTTCGTCCTCTACGACGAGGGCTGGCACCCGGGCGTCATCGGAATCGTCGCCTCGCGCGTGGTGGAGCGCTACCACCGGCCCACCGTCATGGTGGGGGTGAAGGACGGGGTGGGGAAGGGCTCGGCGCGCAGCATCGAGGCCTTCCACCTCTTCGACGCGCTCAGCGGCTGCTCGGAGCTGATGACGCGCTTTGGAGGCCACAAGCACGCCGCCGGCCTCACCATCGACGCGGAGCGGCTGCCGGCCTTCCGCGAGGCCTTCGAGAAGATTGCCTACCAGCGCCTCACGCCGGAGGACCTCATCCCGCGGTGCCGGGTGGACGCGGTGGTGAGCCCTCGCGAGCTGGACGCCCATGCGGTGGAGTCACTCCAGCGCCTGGGGCCCTTCGGCCAGGGCAACCCGGAGCCGGTGCTGGTGCTGCGCAGCCAGGTGGCCCGCCCGCGCGTGCTGCAGCCCAAGTCGGGCACCGGCCGCGGCCACCTCAAGCTGGCGCTGGCGGACGCTCCGGAGCTGGACGCCATCGGCTTCAACATGGCGGACCGCGTGACGCTGGTGGAGGGGCCGGTGGACCTGGCCTTCCAGGCCGGCTTCGACACCTTCCGGGGCCAGCGCAAGCTGTCGCTGCGCCTCAAGGACCTTCGCAGGGCGGCGTAG
- the aspS gene encoding aspartate--tRNA ligase, translating into MAVPFITEVKRTHNCGQLTATNVGEEVVLFGWVHNRRDHGGAVFIDLRDREGLTQVVFEPDAAEAHGLAGSLRLEFCIGVRGKVVSRGKNVNPKMKTGEIEVKATDLTIFNRSEPTPFPIEDNIDTSEEKRLAHRYLDLRRAPLQKSLMTRSKMNALTRSYMVSNGFLELETPFMGKYTPGGARNFLVPSRMNAGKFYALAESPQLYKQLFMVAGFDRYFQIVKCFRDEDLRVDRQPEFTQIDVEMSFVTQDDIFTIIEGLVKTLWGEVLGIDVPTPFMRMDFYESMAKYGNDKPDLRFGLEHVVLTDLIREHGEAGGVPMMFEAVQNKGIVKAMVIPADKAMSRAESDKLEEFAKQAGAKGLARAKVAEGGEWTQSPLSKTITPALRQAINAAVGAKTGDLILFQFGKEALVHTVMANLRVHVAKKLGLIPEYGSGGNWKFLWVVNPPLFEFDEETNTWAAAHHAFTRPHDGDVDFLLTDPGRVKCHRYDVVLNGFEIGGGSIRLHDPKVQAQVFKALGISDEEAQTKFGFLLDALKFGAPPHGGIALGMDRLAFLLTNAESLRDVIPFPKTKTGTDQMTGAPGEVDDRQLRELHVRPVPPPQK; encoded by the coding sequence ATGGCGGTCCCGTTCATCACCGAGGTCAAGCGTACCCACAATTGCGGTCAGCTCACCGCGACCAACGTCGGCGAGGAGGTCGTCCTCTTCGGCTGGGTGCACAACCGTCGAGACCACGGCGGCGCGGTCTTCATCGACCTGCGAGACCGTGAGGGGCTCACCCAGGTGGTGTTCGAGCCCGACGCCGCCGAGGCCCACGGGCTGGCCGGCAGCCTGCGCCTGGAGTTCTGCATCGGCGTGCGCGGCAAGGTGGTGTCGCGCGGGAAGAACGTGAATCCGAAGATGAAGACGGGTGAAATCGAGGTCAAGGCGACCGACCTCACCATCTTCAACCGCTCGGAGCCGACGCCGTTCCCCATCGAGGACAACATCGACACCTCGGAGGAGAAGCGGCTGGCGCACCGCTACCTGGACCTGCGCCGCGCGCCGCTGCAGAAGTCGCTGATGACGCGCTCGAAGATGAACGCGCTGACGCGCTCGTACATGGTGTCCAACGGCTTCCTGGAGCTGGAGACGCCGTTCATGGGCAAGTACACGCCCGGCGGCGCGCGCAACTTCCTCGTCCCGAGCCGCATGAACGCGGGCAAGTTCTACGCGCTCGCGGAGAGCCCGCAGCTCTACAAGCAGCTGTTCATGGTGGCCGGCTTCGACCGGTACTTCCAGATCGTCAAGTGCTTCCGCGACGAGGACCTGCGCGTCGACCGGCAGCCGGAGTTCACCCAGATCGACGTGGAGATGAGCTTCGTCACGCAGGACGACATCTTCACCATCATCGAGGGACTGGTGAAGACGCTGTGGGGCGAGGTGCTCGGCATCGACGTCCCCACGCCCTTCATGCGCATGGACTTCTACGAGTCCATGGCGAAGTACGGCAACGACAAGCCGGACCTGCGCTTCGGGCTGGAGCACGTGGTGCTCACCGACCTCATCCGCGAGCACGGCGAGGCGGGCGGGGTGCCGATGATGTTCGAGGCGGTGCAGAACAAGGGCATCGTCAAGGCGATGGTCATCCCCGCGGACAAGGCGATGAGCCGCGCGGAGAGCGACAAGTTGGAGGAGTTCGCGAAGCAGGCGGGCGCGAAGGGCCTGGCCCGCGCGAAGGTGGCCGAGGGCGGTGAGTGGACGCAGTCGCCGCTGTCGAAGACGATTACCCCCGCGCTGCGGCAGGCCATCAACGCGGCCGTGGGCGCGAAGACGGGCGACCTCATCCTGTTCCAGTTCGGGAAGGAGGCCCTGGTGCACACGGTGATGGCGAACCTGCGCGTGCACGTGGCGAAGAAGCTGGGCCTGATTCCCGAGTACGGCAGCGGCGGCAACTGGAAGTTCCTGTGGGTGGTGAACCCGCCGCTGTTCGAGTTCGACGAGGAGACGAACACCTGGGCGGCGGCGCACCACGCCTTCACGCGGCCGCACGACGGCGACGTGGATTTCCTGCTCACGGATCCGGGCCGGGTGAAGTGCCACCGCTACGACGTGGTGCTCAACGGCTTCGAGATTGGCGGCGGCTCCATCCGCCTGCATGACCCGAAGGTGCAGGCGCAGGTGTTCAAGGCGCTGGGCATCTCCGACGAGGAAGCGCAGACGAAGTTCGGCTTCCTGCTGGACGCGCTGAAGTTCGGCGCGCCGCCGCACGGTGGCATCGCCCTGGGCATGGACCGGCTCGCCTTCCTGCTGACCAACGCCGAGTCCCTGCGCGACGTGATTCCGTTCCCGAAGACGAAGACGGGCACGGACCAGATGACGGGCGCCCCCGGCGAGGTGGACGACCGGCAGCTCCGCGAGCTGCACGTGCGGCCCGTTCCTCCGCCGCAGAAGTAG
- the secF gene encoding protein translocase subunit SecF — MQILKNKTNIDFIGKRKPAVFLSTIVNLAIIIGIAAFGFNLGVDFAGGTVVELKYDHPITAEEVRQRAQKGGLEDVSVQNIGSKDENSFLLRMGGVTQLNEKNAANAKTAIEALGTVRNVYADLANGIINFRSANALTADAIKKAVEGSGTGVQEVRELGESQSGGFDYQVVASGMADKVTQALGQGLEKPDFEQRRVDYVGPQVGKQLRNRGIMALLYSMVAILIYVAFRFDFKFGPGALLAMVHDVVMVAGYYLVTRREFNLTSIAALLTVVGYSVNDTIVIYDRIREDMAKFKGKPFAEVINIAINDTVGRTILTSLTTALSLVGLLIFGVGEIFDFAAAMLVGIFVGVYSTIYIASPLTIWLDERAAAKEARQGGGIDQHPKTA, encoded by the coding sequence ATGCAGATTCTCAAGAACAAGACGAACATCGACTTCATCGGCAAGCGCAAGCCGGCCGTGTTCCTGTCCACCATCGTCAACCTGGCCATCATCATCGGCATCGCCGCGTTCGGGTTCAACCTGGGCGTGGACTTCGCCGGCGGCACGGTGGTGGAGCTGAAGTACGACCACCCCATCACCGCCGAGGAGGTCCGTCAGCGCGCCCAGAAGGGCGGCCTCGAGGACGTCAGCGTGCAGAACATCGGCAGCAAGGACGAGAACTCGTTCCTGCTGCGCATGGGCGGCGTCACGCAGCTCAACGAGAAGAACGCGGCCAACGCCAAGACGGCGATTGAAGCCCTGGGCACCGTGCGCAACGTCTATGCGGACCTGGCCAACGGCATCATCAACTTCCGCTCGGCCAACGCGCTGACCGCCGACGCCATCAAGAAGGCCGTCGAGGGCAGCGGCACCGGCGTGCAGGAGGTCCGCGAGCTGGGTGAGTCCCAGAGCGGCGGCTTCGACTACCAGGTGGTCGCCAGCGGCATGGCCGACAAGGTGACCCAGGCGCTGGGCCAGGGCCTGGAGAAGCCGGACTTCGAGCAGCGCCGCGTGGACTACGTGGGTCCGCAGGTGGGCAAGCAGCTGCGCAACCGCGGCATCATGGCGCTGCTGTACTCCATGGTGGCCATCCTCATCTACGTGGCGTTCCGCTTCGACTTCAAGTTCGGTCCGGGCGCGCTGCTGGCCATGGTGCACGACGTCGTCATGGTGGCGGGCTACTACCTGGTGACCCGGCGCGAGTTCAACCTCACGTCGATTGCCGCGCTGCTGACCGTCGTCGGCTACTCGGTGAACGACACCATCGTCATCTATGACCGCATCCGCGAGGACATGGCCAAGTTCAAGGGCAAGCCCTTCGCCGAGGTCATCAACATCGCCATCAACGACACGGTGGGCCGCACCATCCTCACGTCCCTCACCACGGCGCTGTCGCTCGTGGGCCTGCTCATCTTCGGCGTGGGCGAGATCTTCGACTTCGCCGCCGCGATGCTCGTCGGCATCTTCGTGGGCGTGTACTCGACCATCTACATCGCCAGCCCGCTGACCATCTGGCTGGACGAGCGCGCCGCGGCGAAGGAAGCCCGCCAGGGTGGCGGCATCGACCAGCACCCGAAGACGGCGTAG
- a CDS encoding outer membrane beta-barrel protein yields the protein MVPRGLMAAALALTFAGASTAAAQERKEGKRGDVNVFLRGGVGDYTGGLGDLTSTGPAWGLTLNVQPTTFIGFELGYEGSQNSVDDVRLLEGPSLVRQGGSGLLKVSLPFLTAVRPFVGAGLGMSYVDVRGNAGADLYDSDTMQEVPLAAGVEFNSGGLTAGFRTTYRVLLNEDWVNESFTDDDDGGLLDASFTLGARF from the coding sequence ATGGTTCCAAGAGGCCTCATGGCGGCTGCGCTCGCCCTGACATTCGCGGGCGCGAGCACCGCCGCGGCGCAGGAGCGCAAGGAGGGCAAGCGGGGAGACGTGAATGTGTTCCTGCGAGGCGGCGTGGGCGACTACACCGGCGGGCTGGGGGATTTGACCAGCACCGGGCCCGCCTGGGGCCTCACGCTCAACGTACAGCCCACCACCTTCATCGGCTTCGAACTCGGGTACGAGGGCTCGCAGAACAGCGTGGACGACGTCCGCCTGCTGGAGGGGCCGTCGCTCGTGCGGCAGGGCGGCAGCGGGCTCCTCAAGGTCTCCCTGCCCTTCCTCACGGCCGTCCGCCCCTTCGTGGGCGCGGGCCTGGGCATGTCCTACGTGGACGTGCGGGGCAACGCGGGGGCGGACCTCTACGACTCGGACACGATGCAGGAAGTCCCCCTGGCGGCCGGCGTCGAGTTCAACAGCGGCGGGCTCACCGCGGGCTTCCGCACCACGTACCGCGTCCTCCTGAACGAGGACTGGGTCAACGAGTCCTTCACGGACGATGACGACGGCGGCCTGCTGGACGCCTCCTTCACGCTGGGCGCCCGCTTCTGA
- a CDS encoding PLP-dependent aminotransferase family protein, whose protein sequence is MTSWTPQLRGRDGPLYRVIAEALAADIDEGRLAPGTRLPTHRELAEKVGVTVGTVTRAYAEAERRGLIGGEVGRGTFVRHRDTPRHLPAPAPDTGDDTLVELGLNWPATPPGDPAGTALRKTLEALQRSPRLSELLDYQPHAGLLAHREAGAAWLSRFGLEVEPRQVVVCSGGQHAMEVALTALTRPGDTVLCEALTYPGLKVLANRLHLSLHGVAMDEQGLKPDALEAACRGGAKVLFCLPNLQNPTGAVMPEERRRRIAAVVRKHGLTVVEDDAYGLLLDKRPPPLCTLVPESGWFIGGVSKLLAPGLRIGYLAAPLGMGTERLAEEAGLAVRMTPPLLAEVAARWVHDGTADELVVRRRREAQERLELAREVLGDVLPKAPRATYHLWLKLPAGWRAESFTAQARRRGVSVTPAELFTVGPATAPAAVRVCLGAPRTRASLEKGLRRLRETLEGGPEPLASIV, encoded by the coding sequence ATGACAAGCTGGACGCCGCAGCTCCGGGGCCGGGACGGCCCGCTGTACCGGGTCATCGCGGAGGCACTGGCCGCTGACATCGACGAAGGGCGCCTCGCGCCGGGCACGCGCCTGCCCACCCACCGCGAGCTGGCGGAGAAGGTCGGCGTCACGGTGGGCACGGTGACACGCGCCTACGCGGAGGCCGAGCGCCGGGGCCTCATCGGCGGCGAGGTGGGCCGGGGCACCTTCGTGCGGCACCGGGACACGCCTCGTCACCTCCCGGCCCCCGCGCCGGACACGGGAGACGACACCCTCGTGGAGCTGGGCCTCAACTGGCCGGCCACGCCTCCGGGAGACCCGGCGGGCACCGCGCTGCGGAAGACGCTGGAGGCCCTGCAGCGCTCCCCTCGCCTGTCCGAGCTGCTCGACTACCAGCCCCACGCGGGGCTGCTCGCGCACCGCGAGGCCGGCGCGGCGTGGCTGTCCCGCTTCGGCCTGGAGGTGGAGCCTCGGCAGGTGGTGGTGTGCTCGGGCGGGCAGCACGCCATGGAGGTGGCCCTCACCGCGCTCACACGCCCGGGTGACACGGTGCTGTGCGAGGCCCTCACCTACCCGGGCCTGAAGGTGCTCGCGAACCGGCTCCACCTGAGCCTCCACGGCGTGGCCATGGACGAGCAGGGCCTCAAGCCGGACGCGCTGGAGGCCGCGTGCCGTGGCGGCGCGAAGGTCCTCTTCTGTCTGCCCAACCTCCAGAACCCCACCGGCGCGGTGATGCCCGAGGAGCGCCGCCGCCGCATCGCCGCCGTGGTGCGCAAGCATGGGCTCACCGTGGTGGAGGACGACGCCTACGGGCTGCTGCTCGACAAGCGCCCTCCCCCGCTGTGCACGCTGGTGCCGGAGTCCGGCTGGTTCATCGGAGGAGTGTCCAAGCTGCTCGCGCCGGGGCTGCGCATCGGCTACCTCGCGGCGCCGCTGGGCATGGGCACGGAGCGACTCGCGGAGGAAGCGGGCCTGGCCGTGCGGATGACGCCGCCCCTGCTGGCAGAAGTTGCGGCACGCTGGGTCCATGACGGCACCGCGGACGAGCTGGTGGTCCGCCGTCGCCGTGAAGCCCAGGAGCGGCTGGAGCTGGCGCGCGAGGTGCTCGGGGACGTCCTGCCGAAAGCGCCGCGCGCCACGTACCACCTGTGGCTGAAGCTGCCCGCCGGCTGGCGAGCGGAGTCCTTCACCGCGCAGGCCCGGCGGCGCGGCGTCTCCGTCACGCCCGCCGAGCTGTTCACCGTGGGCCCTGCCACCGCGCCGGCCGCGGTGCGCGTGTGCCTGGGAGCACCGCGCACCCGCGCCTCGCTGGAGAAGGGCCTCAGGCGACTGCGGGAGACGCTGGAAGGCGGGCCGGAGCCACTCGCCTCCATCGTCTGA
- a CDS encoding YHS domain-containing protein, translating to MKSVQQGQGQHWDPVCGKELGTPEGRPTAEYKKRRYFFCSERCRHAFERQAERFRLNELARVGALLTPGRVRWGIS from the coding sequence ATGAAGAGCGTGCAGCAGGGACAGGGACAGCACTGGGATCCCGTGTGTGGGAAAGAATTGGGCACACCGGAGGGCCGGCCCACGGCGGAGTACAAGAAGCGCCGGTACTTCTTCTGCTCGGAGCGGTGCCGTCACGCCTTCGAGCGGCAGGCGGAGCGCTTCCGGCTCAACGAGCTGGCCCGCGTCGGCGCGCTGCTGACGCCAGGCCGGGTGCGCTGGGGGATTTCGTAG
- a CDS encoding PhzF family phenazine biosynthesis protein, which yields MQLTIVDAFTQTPGAGNRAGVVLDAAGLDGEAMQRIAAVVGASETAFLLSPPGEGPVRLRYFAPSEEIPFCGHATVATFHLLVERGVLKAPGSYRLECAAGVLDVELESLGAGGTRAWIVTPKQPWVESPVPLETLMGLVGGRVEMVDRSLPVLRNGHRVVIPLRRREDVWDLAPRPGALAEVLRPHGLSGVYVFTRETKDASSVAHSRYFVPGIGVAEDPVTGSAAGPLGMYLATRGLLALPAEGGTVRARIEQGDAIGKPGRIEVEVTGRAGEPERARIGGVAVTVLEGTLRA from the coding sequence ATGCAGCTGACCATCGTCGATGCCTTCACGCAGACCCCGGGGGCCGGCAATCGCGCTGGCGTGGTGCTGGACGCAGCCGGGCTGGACGGCGAGGCCATGCAGCGCATCGCGGCCGTGGTGGGGGCGTCCGAGACGGCGTTCCTGCTGTCACCTCCGGGCGAGGGCCCGGTGCGCCTGCGCTACTTCGCGCCCTCGGAGGAGATTCCCTTCTGCGGCCATGCCACCGTGGCCACGTTCCACCTGCTGGTGGAGCGCGGCGTGCTGAAGGCTCCGGGCTCGTATCGGCTGGAGTGTGCGGCGGGCGTCCTGGACGTGGAACTGGAATCCCTGGGCGCGGGTGGGACTCGGGCGTGGATTGTCACGCCGAAGCAGCCGTGGGTGGAGAGCCCGGTGCCCCTGGAGACGCTGATGGGGCTGGTGGGTGGAAGGGTGGAGATGGTGGACCGCTCGCTGCCGGTGCTCCGCAACGGGCACCGGGTGGTGATTCCACTGCGGCGCCGTGAGGACGTGTGGGACCTGGCGCCGCGTCCCGGAGCGCTGGCGGAGGTGCTGCGGCCGCATGGGCTGAGCGGCGTGTACGTGTTCACTCGAGAGACGAAGGACGCCAGTAGCGTGGCGCACTCGCGCTACTTCGTGCCGGGGATTGGCGTGGCCGAGGACCCCGTCACGGGCTCCGCGGCCGGGCCGCTCGGGATGTACCTGGCGACGCGGGGACTGCTGGCGCTGCCCGCGGAAGGCGGCACGGTGCGGGCGCGAATCGAGCAGGGCGATGCCATTGGCAAGCCGGGGCGCATCGAGGTGGAGGTGACGGGCCGGGCGGGAGAGCCCGAGCGGGCGCGCATCGGCGGGGTGGCGGTGACGGTGCTGGAAGGCACGCTGCGCGCCTGA